A window of Roseiflexus castenholzii DSM 13941 genomic DNA:
ACTACCGCCCGGTCACGGTGGTGGCGCGGGTCTTTGAAGAGGTGAACCTGCCGGTGGATAACGCCTTTGCAACCGGCGACACCGGCATCACGACGGCGACGGTGACGATTACGACGACGAACGGGACGGTCACGCCGCTGAGCGTGACGCCGATTGACGCGAGCGGGTTGATCACCTTCACGCTGGTGCCGACCGACAGCGCGACGCCGTACTGGGTGAATGTCGCGCCGATCAGCGGGTTCACGCGCTCGCCGGGGAACACCGGCGCGGCGCAGGTGATTCCCAACCCGACATCAGGGCAGACGGTCGGACCGACCAATCTGGAGTTCGGGCACTACCGCCCGGTCACGGTGGTGGCGCGGGTCTTTGAAGAGGTGAACCTGCCGGTGGATAACGCCTTTGCAACCGGCGACACCGGCATCACGACGGCGACGGTGACGATTACGACGACGAACGGGACGGTCACGCCGCTGAGCGTGACGCCGATTGACGCGAGCGGGCTGATCACCTTCACGCTGGTGCCGACCGATAGCGCGACGCCGTACTGGGTGAATGTCGCGCCGATCAGCGGGTTCACGCGCTCGCCGGGGAACACCGGCGCGGCGCAGGTGATTCCCAACCCGACATCAGGGCAGACGGTCGGACCGTCCGGGCTGGAGTTCGGGCACTACCGCCCGGTCACGGTGGTGGCGCGGGTCTTTGAGGAGAACCCGCCGGTGGATAACGTCTTTGCAACCGGCGACACCGGCATCACGACGGCGACGGTGGCGATTACGACGACGAACGGGACGGTCACGCCGCTGAGCGTGACGCCGATTGACGCGAGCGGGTTGATCACCTTCACGCTGGTGCCGACCGACAGCGCGACGCCGTACTGGGTGAACGTCACCACCCCTGCCGGATTTACGCCATCGCCGGGGAACACCGGCGCGGCGCAGGTGACGCCGAACCCTGGACCAGGGGGGACAGTCGGACCGACCAATCTGGAGTTCGGCTACTACCGCCCTGGCGCCGTGACCGGCGCGGTGCGGTTCGACCGCGACGCGGACAACAACCTGTTCGGCGACAGCGAGCCGGGGATGCAGGGGGTGACGGTGACGCTACGGTTGGGCGGCAGCGATGTGCTGACGACCACGACCGACGCGACCGGCGCGTACACCTTCACGAACGTGGCGCCAGCCAACGGTTACTCGGTGCGGGTCATCAACCCCGATACGGCGAACTTCCTGCTGGTGACGCCGACAGGCGGCGATAACGACATGCAGAGCACCGACGGCGGTAACACCTACGCCGAAACCAATCCGTTCACCGTCACATCGGGCGCAGTGGTGAGCGGGTCGAGCGACGCGGCGGTGCGCGGACGGTCTACCGTGAACGGCGCGGTGTGGGAAGACCTGAACGGCAACGGCGTGCGCGACGGCGGCGAGGGGGTCGGCGCGCTGCCGGGGGTGACGGTGAACCTGACGGTGACGGTCAACCTGCCGGGGTTGCTGAGCACGCAGATTGTGACGACGACCACGACGGACGCCAGCGGCGCGTACACGGTCACAAACCTGCCGGGGTGGGCAAGCGTCAGCAGCGAGGTCTCGTTCACGCTGCGCTTTGCGACGCCGACGGGGTGGTACGAGACGCTGGCGGATGTGGGGCCGCAACCGGCGAACAACGATAGTGACGGGATCGGCGCAGGCGCGGATCAACTCGACGACCAGGGATTGCAACGCAACACGACCGCAACCCGCGACCGGGGGTACTACCGTCCGGTGGTCATTCAGGTGCGGGTGTTCGAGGAGACAACATCGCCGATTGACAACGCCTACGCTGCGGGCGATGCTCCTGTGCCGGGCGCAACGGTGGCGCTGACGCCGAATGTAACCCTTGGCGGTCCATTCGGACCCGACGCGACCGGCATCATCAGTTACACCGTCGCGCCAACGACCACGGCATACACGGTCGGGGTGACGCCGCCGACCGGATACGTCGCCTCACCGGGGAACACCGGCACGGCGACAGCGCCGGCGCCGCTGACCAGCGGGCAGTCCATCATGCCGCTGCCGTTCGGCTACTACCGCAACGGCGTCATCAGCGGCACGGTCTGGTTCGACACCAACAGCAACGGTCTGTTCGACAGCGGCGAGCCGACCATGGCAGGCGTTACAGTAACGCTCACCCTCGATCCTGATACAACCGTCAACGGCAATGAAACGTCGATAGGCACGTTCACAACCGGTGACAATGGCATCTACCAGTTCACTGCCATCACGCCGACCGGTGCGCTGACATCGGGAACGCTGTATCGCGTCCAGTTTGCGCTGCCTGCCGGGTATGCCTTCACCGCGCAGGGCGCACCTGTGACGACAGACAACAACAGCGATGCGAGCACAGTCAATGGGTACACCGACCGATTCACGGTTGGATCGAACGAAACCGTGACCTACGTCGATGCTGGCGCAGTCGGCAACCTGTCGTTAAGCGGTACGACGTGGGAAGACATCGATGCTGATGGTGTGTTCGATGCTGGCGAGTCGCCGTTGTCAGGGGTCACGCTAACGTTAACTGTCACGAGCTCAATCAACTCGACTAACCCCGTGGTGACGTACACGGTGACGAGTGGTGCGGGTTCGCCAAACTTTACGTTCAACCAGTTGCCCGCCGGCAACTACCAGCTCAGCGTCACCGGCAGGCCGCTTGGGTATCTGCTCTCGACGACGGGAACATTGAGCGGAACCCTACCGGCGACCGGGCAGAATTTCGGTCTGTACCGCACCGCCTCAGTCGGCGATCGGGTCTGGCTCGATGTGAACGGCAACGGCGCATACGAAGCCGGTGTCGATGCCGGAGTGCCGGGAATTGCCGTTCGGCTGCGCGACGCAGCGACTGATACGGTCATCTCCACGACCACGACACTGGCGAGTGGTGATGTCGGCTTCTACGGCTTCGAGAACGTCACGCCAGGATCATATGTGGTCGAGTTCGTCGTGCCGACCGGCTTCCAGACAGTCAACAACGGCACGGGGTCGTTGAGCGTCGATAACGACAACGATGCGCAGAACAACGGGCGCACTGCGTCGTTTACCCTGGCGAGCAGCCAGATTTCAACGACCGTCGATGCGGGGTTGATCGGCAGCGGGTCGATCTCCGGCATTGCCTGGGTGGACGAGAACTTCAACGATGTGCGCGATCCCGGTGAGACGCAGCGCATCGCGGGGGTGGCAGTCACTCTGACCATCACGCCGACCGGTTTGGGAGCGCCGCTGACATTCAACGCGGTCACCGCAACAAATGGCAGTTACGCCTTTGGCAACCTGCCGCCGGGAACGTTCGTGCTGACGTTCACCAAACCTGCCGGCTACTTCGACATCGCCACGCGCGTTGGCAGCGACCCGACAATTGACAGCGACGCGCCGGTGGCAACCGGCACGCTGGGCGCCGGTCAGTCGATCACAACGCTGGACGCCGGGTATCGGATGCAAACCCGCGTCTTCCTGCCGCTGATCGCCGTGCCGGTCACCCCGCCGGACCTGGTGGTCGAGGAGTTCACGGTGACACCTGCCAAGACCAGTTACGCAGCAGGTGAGCCGGTGCTGATCACGGTAAAAGTGAAGAACGTCGGCGGTTCACCAACGACTATCGGGTTCTGGGTGGACCTGTACATCAACCCATCCGTCGCGCCAACGACGCCCAACGTGCGCTGGAATGATGTCTGTGGCATCTCGCCGTGCTACGGTATCGCCTGGTACGTCAATCAGTCGCTGGCGCCAGGGCAGAGCATCACGCTGACATCTGCGCCTGGTCAGTTCGCGGGACCGCAGTCGGTCTGGCCCGGCTCTTTCGCTGGCGGCACGAACACCCTGTATGTCTACGTCGATAGTTACAACCCGCCGGTGCCGACAGGCGCGGTTGTGGAAAGCAATGAAACCAACAACCGCGCTCAGATTACCGGCTTCGTCGTCACCGGCGCGTCGTTGAGCAATGGCGCAGGACCAGGCACACCGTCAAGCACGCCGGATGCGCCGGTTGCGTTGCCGCCGCGCCAATTGCCCGGACCGGTTGAGAGGTAAGCGGCATGTAGGGGCGCTTCCCTGTGGGCGCCCCTACGCCCCTTGCGCGGACGTCCACAGGGAGGCGCCCGCCCAAAGGCAAGCATGGAGGGACGTGGTGGGCGCCCGAGCACGAAACGGGCGGGACGAACCAGAAAGATGTCAAATGAGAAGGACAAAGCTATGCGTCGTCAACATCTGTCACCATCATTCCTGATCTGCGGCGTGCTGCTGCTGATGGTCGGGCTTAGCGCCATGCTGCCGGGTGCAGCGCGCGCGCAGCAAGATCCCGTGCCCGCTCCTTCACCACGACCGGCAATACAGTTCACTGAACAGAGCAGCGGCGGTGGATCATCAGCGCCGGATCGCTCAGCGATCCCCGGTCACATTGGCGGCACCGTCATCGATGTCGTCAGTAGCGCCCCGGTTCCCGGCATGCCCGTCCGTATTGGCGATAATGTCGTCTTCACCGATCAGGACGGCAACTACGGTATCTGGGTTTCGCCGGGAACCTATCTGGTCAATGTGGCGCCGGCGCCAGAGCAGGGTACGGTTGTTGATGGACCGGCAGCGGTGGTCGTCGAACCAGAAACGTCGGTCATTCAGCACCTGCGCGTGGCATTGCCCGTCCCCGATGTCAAAGCAGTTGAACCGCCGGTCGAGGCGCCGGTCGAGGCGCCGGTCGAAGCGCCGCGCCGCCTGCCGCGCACCAATGATCCATCAGATGTTACCTGGGTATGGGTGTCATTTGGTATACTTCTCATAGGCGCAGGAATCGGTCTGGGTATGCTTCCGGCCGGTAGACGCGCCCTGGCGACAAGTGCAGCAGGAATCGCGCATCTGAGCAATCAGGCGTTGCTCCAGAAATTGTTGTCCGAACGTCCGTCCCGTTCAACGAAGGACGACGCATTGCTCAGGGAACTGCTTGAATCACAGGAATGAATCCATCCTCGCAGGCAACGCGCGCCGGGCGATTGCGCCAGATCAGTCGTCTGGCGCGCGCCAACCTGTACGATTTTCAATTACTCCTCCGCGAGTCGTGGTTGGTGCTGATCGCCTTCGCAATTCTCGCAGGTATCACCTCAACCTACCTTGCCTTTTTCTACCCCGAAAGGGGCGGTTCCTCCCGTCCGCAAGGACTGCCCGAAGCGCTCTATGAGACGCTTACATTGATGACACTCCAGAGCGATCTGGATTTTCCGCGCGGCGATCTGATCGGTGAACTGATCTTCTTCCTCACGCCGCTGCTTGGTCTGGCGCTGATCTTCCAGAGCGTTCTGAACTTTGGGCGCTTGTTGCTCGACAAAGGGGGCCGCCGGGAAGCCTGGCAGGTGGCGCTGGCTTCAACGTACCGTGACCATATCATCGTCTGTGGGTTGGGGCGTGTTGGGCTGCGTATTGTGACCCAATTGCACGCCGCTGGTTACGAA
This region includes:
- a CDS encoding carboxypeptidase regulatory-like domain-containing protein translates to MRRQHLSPSFLICGVLLLMVGLSAMLPGAARAQQDPVPAPSPRPAIQFTEQSSGGGSSAPDRSAIPGHIGGTVIDVVSSAPVPGMPVRIGDNVVFTDQDGNYGIWVSPGTYLVNVAPAPEQGTVVDGPAAVVVEPETSVIQHLRVALPVPDVKAVEPPVEAPVEAPVEAPRRLPRTNDPSDVTWVWVSFGILLIGAGIGLGMLPAGRRALATSAAGIAHLSNQALLQKLLSERPSRSTKDDALLRELLESQE